A genomic region of Exiguobacterium oxidotolerans JCM 12280 contains the following coding sequences:
- the ftsE gene encoding cell division ATP-binding protein FtsE, with translation MIKMQQVSKIYPNGVTALREVNLTINQGEFVYIVGPSGAGKSTFMKMMYREEKPTSGSFLFKGIEVGKLKNRQIPELRRQIGVIFQDFKLLPSLTVYENVAFALEVVGDDKAQIRKKVNEVLDLVKLKHKARNYPDELSGGEQQRISIARAIVNRPSLVIADEPTGNLDPDTALDIMEVFEEIYRRGTTVVMATHNRDIVNKMRHRVLAIDGGKIVRDEEKGMYGYEV, from the coding sequence GTGATCAAGATGCAACAAGTTAGTAAAATATACCCGAACGGAGTCACTGCACTTCGTGAGGTCAATTTGACGATCAATCAAGGTGAGTTCGTCTATATCGTTGGACCTTCTGGAGCCGGCAAATCAACATTCATGAAGATGATGTACCGCGAAGAGAAACCGACGAGCGGTTCATTTTTGTTTAAAGGAATCGAAGTCGGTAAATTAAAAAACCGTCAAATTCCAGAACTCCGTCGCCAAATCGGCGTCATCTTCCAAGACTTTAAACTCCTCCCGTCACTGACGGTGTATGAAAATGTCGCATTCGCACTCGAAGTTGTCGGAGACGATAAAGCGCAAATCCGTAAAAAAGTAAACGAGGTCCTCGATCTCGTCAAACTCAAACATAAAGCACGGAACTATCCGGATGAGTTATCGGGTGGGGAACAACAACGGATTTCGATTGCCCGAGCAATCGTCAATCGTCCGTCACTCGTCATCGCTGATGAGCCGACGGGAAACTTAGACCCCGATACGGCATTGGATATCATGGAGGTCTTCGAAGAGATTTATCGCCGTGGGACAACGGTCGTAATGGCGACACACAATCGAGACATCGTTAACAAAATGCGTCATCGCGTACTGGCGATTGACGGTGGAAAAATCGTCCGTGACGAAGAGAAAGGAATGTACGGCTATGAAGTTTAA
- the cccB gene encoding cytochrome c551 codes for MKLKNLLLAAGLGATLVLGACGSDDSSSSDTTKEDTSMNDDSSKTETAVDAEKIFANNCASCHGNNLEGNVGPNLTKVGSKYSSEEIQDIIKNGKGQMPAGILKEDEEIVAVADWLAEKK; via the coding sequence ATGAAGTTAAAAAATCTTTTACTCGCGGCAGGACTTGGCGCGACACTCGTACTCGGCGCTTGCGGCAGTGATGATTCTAGTTCTTCGGATACAACGAAAGAAGACACATCGATGAATGATGATTCTTCAAAAACAGAAACAGCGGTCGACGCGGAAAAAATCTTCGCGAATAACTGTGCCTCATGTCACGGTAACAATTTAGAAGGAAATGTTGGACCAAACTTAACAAAAGTCGGTTCAAAGTATTCGTCTGAAGAGATCCAGGACATCATCAAGAACGGTAAAGGGCAAATGCCTGCCGGAATCCTGAAAGAGGACGAAGAAATCGTTGCTGTTGCTGATTGGTTAGCAGAAAAGAAATAA
- a CDS encoding YitT family protein, whose protein sequence is MTSTRQEVVRDYVYLLLGSLFVASAFSLFLAPNQLASGGVSGLSIVLNDLFGISPGLFQLVANVLLLAIGWMILGMGFGVKSLVGSIFLPVVILIYERFEVPAATMNPMLAAIFGGAGVGIGLGLIFKGRASTGGMDLIAQILHRFTKLPIHLCIALLDGTIVISAAIIFSLEIGLYALVALFITIKMIDIVQLGITNDKLAYIISDQREALVKEIFQTLDRGATEIEAAGAYTRKRKPMLMVVVRQGEITTLKEIVKHIDPEAFLVVSEAHEVLGLGFTDDKRYHNVP, encoded by the coding sequence ATGACATCAACGCGTCAGGAAGTCGTTCGCGACTATGTTTATTTATTATTAGGTTCATTATTCGTCGCCAGTGCGTTCAGTCTGTTTCTCGCACCGAATCAACTCGCCTCAGGAGGCGTCAGTGGGTTATCAATTGTCTTGAATGATTTATTCGGGATTTCACCCGGACTGTTCCAGCTCGTTGCGAACGTCCTATTGCTCGCAATCGGCTGGATGATTCTCGGGATGGGGTTCGGCGTCAAGTCACTCGTCGGATCGATTTTTTTGCCCGTCGTCATCTTGATTTATGAACGGTTCGAGGTCCCGGCAGCGACGATGAATCCGATGCTCGCTGCGATTTTTGGCGGGGCCGGCGTCGGAATCGGACTCGGTCTGATTTTTAAAGGTCGGGCGTCGACCGGCGGGATGGATTTAATCGCCCAGATTTTACACCGGTTTACGAAGTTACCGATTCATTTGTGCATTGCCTTGCTTGACGGGACAATCGTCATCAGTGCCGCGATTATCTTCTCGCTCGAAATTGGTCTGTATGCGCTCGTCGCTTTGTTCATCACGATTAAGATGATTGATATCGTCCAGCTCGGAATCACGAACGATAAGCTGGCCTACATCATTTCTGATCAACGGGAAGCCCTTGTTAAAGAGATTTTCCAGACACTCGATCGCGGGGCAACGGAAATCGAGGCAGCGGGTGCCTATACACGGAAACGGAAACCGATGCTGATGGTCGTCGTCCGTCAAGGTGAAATCACGACGTTGAAAGAAATCGTCAAACACATTGATCCGGAAGCGTTCCTTGTCGTCAGTGAGGCCCATGAAGTACTCGGGCTTGGCTTCACGGATGACAAACGGTATCACAATGTTCCGTAA
- a CDS encoding GNAT family N-acetyltransferase gives MIIRQEKFKDAAAIRRVHEAAFEQAAEADLVDALREDDEAAPRFSRVAVADRGEIVGHVLLSRIYIEDVPSLALAPVGVMPVWQRKGIGSELIRQVIEDAREAGEQHIVVLGHDSYYPQFGFERSIDYGIEAPFPVPAEVFLVMPLVRNGLTGVKGTVRYPKPFSAV, from the coding sequence ATGATCATTCGTCAGGAAAAATTTAAGGATGCAGCCGCGATTCGCCGCGTGCATGAAGCGGCGTTCGAACAAGCGGCTGAAGCGGATTTAGTCGACGCCTTACGGGAAGACGACGAGGCGGCACCACGTTTCAGCCGGGTCGCCGTCGCCGACCGGGGTGAAATCGTCGGGCACGTCTTGTTGAGCCGGATTTACATCGAGGACGTCCCGTCGCTCGCATTGGCGCCGGTCGGCGTCATGCCGGTCTGGCAACGTAAAGGCATTGGATCAGAATTAATCCGCCAAGTCATCGAGGACGCTCGGGAAGCAGGGGAACAGCATATCGTCGTGCTCGGTCACGACAGTTATTATCCGCAGTTCGGATTCGAACGGTCGATCGATTACGGGATTGAAGCACCATTCCCGGTCCCGGCTGAAGTATTTCTCGTCATGCCGCTCGTCCGAAATGGCTTAACGGGCGTCAAAGGGACGGTCCGTTATCCGAAACCCTTTAGTGCGGTATAA
- the prfB gene encoding peptide chain release factor 2, producing the protein MELAEIRNTAEWMEKKLGEYKASLDLETKISRIEELENEMTFPDFWNNQEEAQKVIDESNGLKAMVDKYQHLADGHENIVLTYELIKEEPDVELQEELESELGDIKQKFDEFELQILLNGEYDANNAILELHPGAGGTESQDWASMLLRMYQRFCDKQGWKVETMDYQPGDEAGVKSVTLRIQGHNAYGYLKAEKGIHRLVRISPFDSSGRRHTSFVSCDVMPEFNDDIDIDIRTEDLRVDTYRASGAGGQHINTTDSAVRITHVPTGVVVSCQQERSQIKNREAAMKMLKAKLYQREIEEKQKKLDEIRGEKSDIAWGSQIRSYVFHPYSMVKDHRTNYEVGNTQGAMDGDIMGFIDAYLRLLNM; encoded by the coding sequence ATGGAATTAGCAGAAATACGCAACACCGCCGAGTGGATGGAGAAGAAACTCGGAGAATATAAGGCATCGCTTGATTTAGAAACGAAGATTTCCCGGATTGAAGAGCTCGAAAACGAGATGACGTTCCCGGACTTCTGGAACAATCAAGAAGAAGCACAAAAAGTCATTGACGAGTCGAACGGTTTAAAAGCGATGGTCGATAAGTACCAACACCTCGCCGATGGACACGAAAACATCGTCTTGACGTATGAATTGATTAAAGAAGAGCCAGACGTCGAGTTACAAGAAGAACTCGAGTCGGAACTCGGTGACATCAAACAGAAGTTCGACGAGTTTGAATTACAAATCTTGTTGAACGGCGAATATGACGCAAATAACGCAATCCTTGAGTTGCACCCGGGTGCGGGTGGGACCGAGTCGCAAGACTGGGCTTCGATGTTACTCCGGATGTACCAACGTTTCTGCGACAAACAGGGCTGGAAAGTCGAGACAATGGACTACCAACCAGGTGATGAAGCCGGTGTTAAATCGGTCACGCTCCGTATTCAAGGGCACAATGCCTATGGATATTTGAAAGCGGAAAAAGGGATTCACCGTCTTGTCCGGATCTCGCCATTTGATTCGTCAGGCCGCCGTCATACGTCGTTCGTTTCATGTGACGTCATGCCAGAGTTCAACGATGACATCGATATCGACATTCGGACGGAAGACCTCCGTGTCGATACGTACCGCGCGTCAGGTGCCGGTGGACAGCACATCAATACGACCGACTCAGCCGTCCGGATCACGCACGTGCCGACGGGCGTCGTCGTCTCGTGTCAACAAGAGCGTTCGCAGATCAAGAACCGTGAAGCGGCGATGAAGATGTTGAAAGCGAAACTCTACCAACGTGAAATCGAAGAGAAACAAAAGAAACTCGACGAAATCCGTGGTGAAAAATCGGATATCGCCTGGGGTAGCCAAATTCGTTCATACGTCTTCCACCCATACAGCATGGTCAAAGATCACCGGACGAACTACGAAGTCGGGAATACGCAAGGGGCAATGGATGGAGACATCATGGGCTTCATCGATGCCTACCTTCGTTTACTCAATATGTAA
- the secA gene encoding preprotein translocase subunit SecA — protein MANFLKELFAPTKRVLKKAEKVADAVEAFEEQMGALSDQELEGKVVEFRTRLAGGEDLDDILPEAFAVCREVSTRVLGMRHYRVQLIGGYVLHNGDIAEMKTGEGKTLVATLPVYLNALAGNGVHVITVNEYLAKRDRDIMEPLYAALGLSVGLNLSSMSRQEKQAAYSCDITYGTNNEFGFDYLRDNMVLYKEDRVQRPLSYAVVDEVDSILVDEARTPLIISGSAEKSTALYSQADTFAKMMKADEDYTVDIKTKSVLLTEQGIDRAEKYFGIDNLFGLEHVALNHHLSLALRANSVMHRDVDYMIREDEVMIIDQFTGRVMEGRRYSEGLHQAIEAKEGVEIQRESMTLATITYQNFFRMYTKLAGMTGTAKTEEEEFRNIYNMHVVPVPTNKPVIRNDQPDLIFKTMNGKFAAVADEIERANREGQPVLVGTVAVETSELLSGILKKRGIRHEVLNAKNHAREAEIIENAGQANSVTIATNMAGRGTDIKLGAGVIEKGGLYILGTERHESRRIDNQLRGRAGRQGDPGASQFYLSLEDELMRRFGSDSLQSMMDRLGMDDSQPIESRMVSRAVESAQKRVEGNNFDARKQVLGYDNVMADQRKVMYADRAAILDAQSVSDIVRPMMEQTIESGVHQYTPIEFVPEEWSIGALADWANQTLAVEEKVTEQELFGKEREEIIELLKERTFAHYENKRSEVPAEAFDEFEKVIVLRAVDQHWMNHIDQMDQLREGIHLRAYGQNDPLREYQSEGSMMFDTMNAAIAEEVTQFVLRADLDPNLKREKVVKDEVAVSGKEDKVIKKAPVRKNPNDQIGRNDPCWCGSGKKYKNCHGRQA, from the coding sequence ATGGCTAATTTTCTAAAAGAGTTATTCGCACCGACGAAACGTGTCCTGAAAAAAGCAGAAAAAGTGGCAGACGCCGTCGAAGCATTCGAGGAACAAATGGGTGCTTTATCAGATCAAGAATTAGAAGGTAAGGTGGTAGAGTTCCGGACGCGTCTTGCGGGCGGAGAAGATTTAGATGATATCTTACCGGAAGCATTCGCCGTCTGTCGTGAAGTATCGACGCGTGTCTTAGGCATGCGCCATTATCGTGTCCAGTTAATTGGGGGCTATGTCCTTCACAACGGTGATATTGCTGAAATGAAGACAGGGGAAGGGAAAACGCTTGTCGCGACGCTTCCTGTCTATTTGAATGCACTCGCCGGCAATGGCGTTCACGTCATCACCGTCAACGAATACTTGGCGAAACGTGACCGTGACATCATGGAGCCGCTCTATGCGGCGCTCGGTCTATCGGTCGGGTTGAACCTGTCAAGCATGTCGCGTCAAGAAAAACAAGCAGCCTATAGCTGTGATATCACGTACGGAACGAACAATGAGTTCGGTTTCGACTACTTGCGTGACAACATGGTCCTGTATAAAGAAGACCGCGTTCAACGTCCGCTTTCTTATGCTGTCGTCGATGAAGTCGACTCGATCCTCGTCGATGAAGCACGGACACCGTTGATTATTTCAGGTTCTGCTGAGAAATCGACGGCCCTCTACTCACAAGCAGATACGTTCGCGAAGATGATGAAGGCAGATGAAGACTATACGGTCGACATCAAAACGAAAAGTGTGCTCTTGACGGAGCAAGGCATCGACCGCGCTGAAAAGTACTTCGGCATCGACAACTTGTTTGGACTTGAACACGTCGCACTGAACCATCACTTGAGTCTTGCGCTCCGTGCAAATTCCGTCATGCACCGCGACGTCGACTACATGATTCGGGAAGATGAGGTCATGATCATCGACCAATTCACGGGTCGTGTCATGGAAGGACGTCGTTACTCAGAAGGACTGCACCAAGCGATTGAAGCAAAAGAAGGCGTCGAGATTCAACGTGAGTCGATGACACTAGCGACGATCACGTATCAAAACTTCTTCCGGATGTATACGAAGCTTGCCGGGATGACTGGTACGGCGAAGACCGAGGAAGAAGAGTTCCGGAATATCTACAACATGCATGTCGTTCCCGTTCCGACGAATAAGCCCGTCATCCGTAACGATCAGCCTGATTTGATTTTCAAGACGATGAACGGGAAATTCGCTGCTGTTGCAGACGAAATCGAACGTGCCAACCGCGAAGGACAACCGGTCCTCGTCGGTACGGTCGCCGTCGAAACGTCTGAGCTCCTCAGCGGGATTCTCAAAAAGCGCGGCATCCGCCACGAAGTCTTGAACGCGAAAAACCATGCCCGGGAAGCAGAAATCATCGAGAACGCGGGACAAGCGAACTCGGTCACGATTGCGACGAACATGGCAGGACGCGGTACCGACATCAAGCTCGGTGCAGGCGTCATCGAAAAAGGCGGTCTTTACATTCTCGGGACAGAGCGTCACGAATCACGCCGGATCGATAACCAGTTACGTGGTCGGGCCGGTCGTCAAGGTGACCCGGGGGCATCCCAGTTCTACCTTTCACTTGAAGATGAATTGATGCGCCGTTTCGGCTCCGATTCCCTGCAATCGATGATGGATCGTCTTGGAATGGACGACTCGCAACCAATCGAAAGCCGGATGGTCTCACGTGCCGTCGAGTCCGCTCAAAAACGGGTCGAAGGAAATAACTTCGACGCACGGAAACAAGTTCTCGGTTACGATAACGTCATGGCTGATCAACGGAAAGTCATGTACGCGGACCGGGCAGCGATCCTTGACGCCCAGTCTGTCTCAGACATCGTTCGTCCAATGATGGAACAAACGATTGAATCCGGTGTGCATCAGTACACGCCAATCGAGTTCGTACCGGAAGAGTGGAGCATCGGTGCACTCGCGGACTGGGCGAACCAGACACTTGCCGTCGAAGAAAAAGTGACGGAACAAGAGTTGTTCGGCAAAGAACGCGAAGAAATCATCGAACTGCTCAAAGAGCGGACGTTCGCACACTACGAAAACAAACGGTCGGAAGTACCGGCTGAAGCATTTGACGAGTTTGAAAAAGTCATCGTCTTACGTGCCGTCGACCAACACTGGATGAACCACATCGATCAGATGGATCAGTTGCGTGAAGGGATTCATCTCCGCGCTTACGGTCAAAACGATCCGCTGCGAGAATACCAGTCAGAAGGTTCAATGATGTTCGATACGATGAACGCGGCGATCGCGGAAGAAGTGACACAATTCGTCCTTCGTGCCGATCTTGACCCGAACTTGAAACGCGAAAAAGTCGTCAAGGACGAAGTTGCCGTCTCAGGCAAAGAGGACAAGGTCATCAAAAAAGCGCCTGTCCGCAAAAATCCGAACGACCAAATCGGACGCAACGACCCATGTTGGTGCGGATCCGGTAAAAAATATAAGAACTGTCACGGCCGTCAGGCATAA
- the hpf gene encoding ribosome hibernation-promoting factor, HPF/YfiA family: MIYNIRGENLDVTDALKDYVEKKLEKLTRYFTTPTEAQTAYVNLKVNNEKQKVEVTIPMPNLLLRAEDVNGDMYAAIDLVVDKLERQIRKHKTKINRRGRAKEGGIGEYFKTLEGPEAEAPVYEEDEAELELVRTKRFTLKPMDTEEAILQMDMLGHTFFVFSDAETGNTNVVYRRKDGRYGLIEPE; this comes from the coding sequence ATGATCTACAACATTCGCGGTGAAAACTTGGACGTCACAGATGCTCTCAAGGATTACGTCGAGAAAAAGCTTGAAAAGTTAACTCGTTATTTTACAACTCCTACGGAAGCGCAGACGGCTTATGTCAATCTCAAAGTCAACAATGAGAAACAAAAAGTCGAAGTGACGATTCCAATGCCAAATCTCTTGCTTCGTGCAGAGGATGTAAATGGCGACATGTACGCAGCAATCGACCTCGTCGTCGACAAGCTCGAACGTCAAATCCGGAAACATAAAACGAAAATCAACCGGAGAGGACGCGCCAAAGAAGGCGGCATTGGCGAATACTTCAAAACGCTCGAAGGACCGGAGGCAGAAGCACCTGTCTACGAAGAGGATGAAGCGGAACTCGAACTCGTTCGAACAAAACGTTTCACACTCAAGCCGATGGATACGGAAGAAGCGATTCTTCAAATGGATATGCTCGGTCACACGTTCTTCGTCTTCTCAGACGCTGAAACGGGTAACACGAACGTCGTTTACCGTCGAAAAGATGGTCGTTACGGCTTGATTGAACCAGAATAA